A genomic region of Micromonospora sp. NBC_01796 contains the following coding sequences:
- the sbnA gene encoding 2,3-diaminopropionate biosynthesis protein SbnA produces the protein MQVITAPQDYNEEELFINLEQIFGRSLYLKCEGFNFAGSIKLKAAAEMVAGAERMGLLRRGSVLVESSSGNLGVALSAIAASRGYGFVCVTDVRSNASVIRTMEAFGSRVCVITEPDPVGGFLGARLRYVRDLCDRDERYVWLNQYTNPNNWRAHHRVTAAAVARSFPQLDVLFVGAGTTGTLMGCVRYFQEQRPSVRVVAVDSDGSVTFGGPAGNRMIPGLGAGVRPPMLDTSALAGVVHVAEVDTVRACHQMVRAGFLMGGSTGTVVSGALAWLAEHDANNELTAVAISPDLGDRYLESVYDKTWLREMYGDALSDVHEGGPRSLVASVPAPVAAGPVASGQPRSR, from the coding sequence GTGCAGGTCATCACCGCGCCGCAGGACTATAACGAAGAAGAGCTGTTCATCAATCTTGAGCAAATCTTTGGACGCTCTCTTTATCTCAAGTGTGAAGGTTTCAACTTCGCGGGATCAATCAAGCTCAAAGCTGCGGCGGAGATGGTCGCCGGAGCCGAGCGGATGGGTTTGCTCCGTCGTGGGTCCGTACTTGTCGAGTCCTCGTCGGGGAATCTCGGAGTCGCGCTCAGTGCCATTGCCGCCAGTCGTGGATACGGGTTCGTCTGCGTCACCGACGTACGTAGCAACGCGTCGGTTATCCGCACCATGGAGGCTTTCGGGAGTCGGGTATGCGTCATCACCGAGCCCGATCCGGTGGGTGGCTTCCTCGGCGCCCGGCTCAGGTACGTACGTGACCTGTGCGACCGCGACGAGCGGTATGTGTGGCTCAACCAATACACCAACCCGAACAACTGGCGGGCGCACCACCGGGTCACCGCGGCGGCGGTGGCCCGCAGCTTCCCGCAACTCGACGTGCTGTTCGTCGGTGCCGGCACCACCGGCACCCTGATGGGGTGCGTCCGCTACTTCCAGGAGCAGCGGCCCTCGGTGCGGGTGGTCGCCGTCGACAGCGACGGCTCGGTGACCTTCGGCGGACCGGCCGGCAACCGGATGATCCCCGGGCTCGGTGCGGGCGTGCGACCGCCCATGTTGGACACCTCGGCCCTGGCCGGAGTGGTGCACGTGGCGGAGGTCGACACGGTCCGGGCCTGTCACCAGATGGTCCGGGCCGGCTTCCTCATGGGTGGCTCCACCGGCACGGTGGTCAGCGGCGCGCTGGCCTGGCTGGCCGAACACGATGCGAACAACGAGTTGACCGCGGTCGCCATCTCGCCCGATCTCGGCGACCGCTACCTGGAGTCGGTCTACGACAAGACCTGGCTCCGCGAGATGTACGGCGACGCGCTGAGCGACGTCCACGAGGGTGGGCCACGTTCGTTGGTGGCGAGCGTGCCGGCACCGGTCGCAGCAGGACCGGTGGCGTCAGGTCAACCGAGGAGCAGGTGA
- the sbnB gene encoding 2,3-diaminopropionate biosynthesis protein SbnB, translating into MAPSFAVIPGSQVRGTLQSRERQVIQIVESAYGAHRRGETVNPDSYFLRFPDRPTSRIIALPASMGGADPVDGLKWISSFPGNVESGLPRASAVLILNDPATGYPLACLEASVISAVRTAASAALAADWLTRGRGRPARIGFVGAGLIARFTHTYLVGSGWTFEQVGVRDLVDSHAQGFREYLTRADDAPVTVYQETEDLIRSSDIVVFATVAGRPHVHDAAWFSHHPLVLHLSLRDLAPELILDATNIVDDIEHCLKADTSPHLAEQISGGREFILGTLGDVVFGNVSVPADRSVVFSPFGLGILDLAVGKYVYDQVRASGELAVIDDFFAELRRYG; encoded by the coding sequence ATGGCGCCGTCTTTCGCGGTGATTCCGGGCAGTCAGGTCCGTGGCACTCTCCAATCGAGAGAGCGGCAGGTCATACAGATCGTCGAGTCCGCGTACGGGGCGCACCGTCGTGGCGAGACGGTGAATCCGGATTCCTACTTCCTGCGATTCCCTGATCGTCCGACCTCGCGGATCATTGCCCTGCCCGCTTCCATGGGTGGTGCGGATCCTGTGGACGGGTTGAAGTGGATTTCCAGTTTCCCGGGGAATGTCGAGAGTGGGTTGCCGCGCGCTTCTGCCGTGCTCATTCTCAACGATCCGGCGACCGGTTACCCACTCGCCTGTCTCGAAGCCTCGGTCATCAGTGCCGTCCGGACCGCCGCCTCCGCGGCACTGGCCGCCGACTGGTTGACCAGAGGACGTGGGCGACCGGCGCGGATCGGGTTCGTCGGTGCGGGGCTGATCGCCAGATTCACCCACACCTACCTGGTCGGCAGCGGCTGGACGTTCGAGCAGGTGGGCGTACGCGACCTGGTCGACTCCCACGCGCAGGGCTTCCGCGAGTACCTGACCAGGGCGGATGACGCACCGGTGACGGTCTACCAGGAGACCGAGGATCTGATCAGGTCCTCCGACATCGTCGTGTTCGCGACAGTGGCGGGGCGGCCGCACGTCCATGACGCAGCATGGTTCAGCCACCACCCGCTGGTGCTGCATCTCTCCCTGCGCGACCTGGCGCCCGAGCTCATTCTCGACGCCACGAACATCGTCGATGACATCGAGCACTGCCTGAAGGCGGACACCTCGCCGCACCTGGCCGAGCAGATCAGTGGCGGCCGGGAATTCATCCTGGGCACGCTCGGCGACGTGGTGTTCGGCAACGTATCGGTGCCTGCCGACCGTTCTGTTGTCTTCTCGCCGTTTGGGCTGGGCATACTCGATCTGGCAGTGGGCAAATACGTCTACGACCAGGTTCGGGCGTCCGGTGAACTGGCTGTGATCGACGACTTCTTCGCCGAACTCCGTAGGTACGGTTGA
- a CDS encoding response regulator transcription factor, which produces MRVVLGEDLALLRDGLIRLLEAYDFDVVAAVDNGPELREALVTHRPDVAIVDVRMPPDLTDDGLRAAIAARARVPGLPVLVLSQYVEPLYARELLSDRRGAVGYLLKDRVSAVGQFVDAVRRVAAGGTVMDPEVISELLTGRARGHSLDVLTPREREVLALMAEGRSNSAIAGQLFVTEKAVAKHTNNIFSKLGLQLSDSDNRRVLAVLAYLDS; this is translated from the coding sequence GTGCGGGTTGTCCTTGGTGAGGATCTGGCTCTGCTGCGAGACGGTCTGATCCGGCTGCTCGAGGCGTACGATTTCGACGTTGTCGCCGCCGTCGACAACGGCCCGGAGTTGCGTGAGGCGCTGGTCACGCACCGACCGGATGTCGCTATCGTCGACGTCCGGATGCCGCCCGACCTCACCGACGACGGTCTGCGCGCCGCGATCGCCGCCCGCGCGCGGGTGCCGGGGCTGCCGGTGCTGGTGCTGTCGCAGTACGTGGAGCCGCTCTACGCGCGTGAGTTGCTCTCCGATCGCCGTGGCGCGGTGGGTTACCTGCTCAAGGACCGGGTCTCCGCGGTCGGCCAGTTCGTCGACGCCGTACGTCGGGTCGCCGCCGGTGGCACCGTGATGGATCCCGAGGTGATCTCCGAGCTGCTGACCGGGCGCGCCCGTGGGCACTCGCTCGACGTGCTGACGCCCCGGGAGCGGGAGGTTCTCGCGTTGATGGCCGAGGGCAGGTCGAACAGTGCCATCGCGGGTCAGCTCTTCGTGACCGAGAAGGCCGTCGCCAAGCATACGAACAACATCTTCAGCAAGCTTGGGCTGCAACTGTCCGACAGCGACAATCGGCGGGTGCTCGCCGTACTGGCCTATTTGGACAGTTAG
- a CDS encoding MFS transporter, with protein MSTAAHGTADMATNTKIQPRALVRASGGPRYAVALAVDALGTGLLRPFLLLYGVTVLRLSASATGIAMTVGIVMGLVCMPAVGRWLDRGARSTVVAASMLVRVVGVALLLATPAGHVWLFAAAALFLGIGNQAWPAAHAALVATVAHGRERDAALAAGRALRNAGLGAGALLATACLAGGTTALQALATVTGLAYLAAAALAWSVHLHTHPAATADRDRADGPAPRMRALLAANVVYVFCLNVPEIALPLVLVTQLHASPVWSAAIFVANTVLVVTLQVPVTVLTSRFSRRTVLTLAGVVLAASYLGFLAATSLGHGWSVPAVATVSVVCTIGEIIYAGSATALVTALAPAHLLGRALARFQLSTGFGLAVSPAVITALAPHGSAALWGSLTAATLLSASAVATEKDQGAAQRLLPPGGSRLVSSTTASGEGLK; from the coding sequence ATGTCGACGGCGGCGCACGGCACCGCTGACATGGCAACCAACACCAAGATTCAGCCCCGTGCCCTCGTCCGGGCCTCCGGAGGCCCCCGCTATGCCGTCGCCCTGGCCGTGGACGCGCTCGGCACCGGACTGCTGCGGCCCTTTCTGCTGCTCTACGGAGTGACGGTGCTGAGGCTGTCCGCGTCGGCCACCGGCATCGCCATGACGGTCGGCATCGTCATGGGGCTGGTGTGCATGCCCGCGGTCGGCCGATGGCTGGACCGGGGCGCACGCAGCACGGTCGTGGCGGCGTCGATGCTGGTGCGGGTGGTGGGCGTGGCGCTGCTGCTGGCCACCCCGGCGGGGCACGTCTGGCTGTTCGCGGCGGCGGCACTCTTCCTCGGCATCGGCAACCAGGCATGGCCGGCCGCCCACGCGGCCCTCGTGGCCACGGTCGCCCACGGCCGCGAACGCGACGCCGCTCTCGCGGCAGGGCGCGCGCTGCGCAACGCCGGCCTGGGCGCGGGTGCCCTCCTCGCCACCGCATGCCTGGCAGGCGGCACCACCGCATTGCAGGCGCTGGCAACTGTCACCGGGCTCGCCTATCTCGCCGCGGCAGCCTTGGCATGGTCGGTCCACCTGCACACGCATCCGGCCGCTACTGCGGACAGGGACAGGGCCGACGGGCCCGCACCTCGGATGCGCGCGCTGCTGGCAGCCAACGTTGTGTACGTCTTCTGCCTCAACGTCCCCGAAATCGCGCTCCCTCTGGTCCTGGTGACCCAGTTGCACGCATCTCCGGTGTGGTCGGCGGCCATCTTCGTGGCGAACACGGTGCTGGTGGTCACCCTGCAGGTGCCGGTCACGGTCCTGACGTCCCGCTTCTCCCGGCGAACCGTGCTTACTCTCGCCGGCGTGGTACTCGCCGCGTCCTACCTCGGCTTCCTCGCGGCCACCTCACTGGGACACGGCTGGAGCGTCCCGGCAGTCGCCACGGTGTCCGTGGTCTGCACCATCGGCGAGATCATCTATGCCGGCAGCGCCACCGCGCTCGTCACCGCCCTCGCCCCGGCCCATCTCCTGGGACGCGCCCTCGCCCGCTTCCAGCTCTCCACGGGCTTCGGCCTCGCCGTCTCCCCGGCAGTCATCACCGCTCTCGCGCCCCACGGCTCGGCCGCCCTCTGGGGCAGCCTCACCGCCGCGACGCTCCTCTCCGCCTCCGCCGTTGCCACCGAGAAGGATCAGGGCGCGGCTCAGCGGTTGCTGCCGCCGGGCGGGAGCAGGCTCGTGAGCTCGACAACCGCCTCTGGCGAGGGCTTGAAGTAG
- a CDS encoding SDR family oxidoreductase, producing MRENLTGKRILVVGGARGIGAEIVRRTGQAGADVVVATRSGPEVRIDVTDETTIARAAESLGAFDHVISTASAHHDVPVPDLEHDKIQAAFAAKVVGPLLLAKHFAPRMPTGGSFLFFSGIVGWQPKPGTVVKGTANAALAALVTHLAVELAPLRVNAIAPGITDSGTWDRLPNERRRALYDSAAAASLAGRVGTLEDVTDSALWLLGAGWVSGETVHVDGGARHR from the coding sequence ATGAGAGAGAACCTGACAGGCAAGCGGATCCTGGTCGTCGGCGGGGCTCGCGGTATCGGCGCTGAGATCGTCCGGCGCACCGGGCAGGCCGGCGCCGACGTCGTCGTCGCCACACGGTCTGGCCCCGAGGTCCGGATCGACGTCACGGACGAGACCACCATCGCGCGGGCCGCGGAGTCGCTCGGCGCCTTCGACCACGTGATCTCCACCGCGTCGGCTCACCATGACGTGCCGGTGCCGGACCTGGAACACGACAAGATCCAGGCCGCGTTCGCCGCCAAGGTCGTCGGCCCGCTGCTGCTGGCCAAGCACTTCGCCCCCCGGATGCCCACCGGCGGATCGTTCCTGTTCTTCTCCGGCATTGTGGGCTGGCAGCCCAAGCCGGGCACCGTCGTCAAAGGTACTGCGAATGCTGCCCTGGCCGCGCTGGTCACCCACCTGGCCGTCGAGCTCGCGCCGCTGCGTGTTAACGCCATCGCGCCCGGTATCACCGACTCCGGCACCTGGGACCGGCTCCCGAACGAGCGTCGCCGTGCCCTGTACGACAGTGCCGCCGCAGCCTCCCTCGCAGGCAGGGTCGGGACGCTCGAGGACGTCACCGACAGCGCCCTGTGGCTCCTGGGTGCGGGATGGGTGTCGGGCGAGACGGTCCATGTCGACGGCGGCGCACGGCACCGCTGA
- a CDS encoding winged helix-turn-helix transcriptional regulator encodes MGKAYNVMAATCPSRTVLHRIGARWTVFAVNALEDGPMRFTELKAHIRGITPKALTETLRAMEADGLLTRTDLGGNPPHVEYALTELGRSLLVPLRAVRQWAETHVPDILAARERAGVREGLSLTMPSRTAENH; translated from the coding sequence ATGGGTAAGGCGTACAACGTCATGGCGGCGACGTGCCCGAGTCGCACCGTGCTGCACCGCATCGGGGCGCGTTGGACGGTGTTCGCCGTCAACGCACTGGAGGACGGACCGATGCGGTTCACCGAGCTCAAAGCGCACATCCGCGGAATCACCCCCAAGGCCCTCACCGAGACGCTGCGCGCCATGGAGGCCGACGGCCTGCTCACCCGTACCGACCTGGGCGGTAACCCGCCCCACGTCGAATACGCCCTGACCGAACTCGGCCGCTCCCTGCTGGTTCCGCTGCGTGCCGTACGACAGTGGGCCGAGACGCACGTCCCGGACATCCTCGCCGCGCGCGAACGAGCCGGCGTCCGGGAAGGCCTCAGCCTGACGATGCCTTCCCGGACGGCTGAGAACCACTAA
- a CDS encoding sulfite exporter TauE/SafE family protein — protein sequence MRKILLLALVGLGAQLVDGSLGMAYGVTSTTLLLAVGVHAAAASATVHLAEIGTTLASGAAHWRFGNVDAKVVARIGIPGAVGAFAGATFLSSLSTDAAAPIMSLILLALGSYLLVRFTTFGLPQGNVGKPLRKRFLGPLGLLAGFVDATGGGGWGPIGTPAILASGRLEPRKVIGSIDTSEFLVAVAASLGFLLGIGAENINFGWVTALLIGGVVAAPVAAWLVRKVPPRVLGSAVGGMIVLTNSRTLLRSDWFDAPATVRYSCYTVVCAVWAAAVAHSIRQHLTEQQRHPVAIGSDSESRPS from the coding sequence ATGCGCAAAATCCTCCTGCTGGCCCTGGTTGGTCTCGGCGCCCAACTGGTCGACGGCAGCCTCGGCATGGCCTATGGCGTGACCTCGACGACCCTGCTGCTCGCCGTCGGCGTCCATGCCGCCGCTGCCTCGGCCACCGTGCACCTCGCCGAGATAGGCACCACCCTCGCCTCGGGTGCCGCCCACTGGCGGTTCGGCAACGTCGACGCGAAGGTCGTCGCTCGGATCGGCATTCCGGGTGCGGTCGGCGCCTTCGCCGGCGCGACCTTCCTGTCCAGCCTCTCCACCGACGCGGCGGCCCCGATCATGTCGCTGATCCTGCTTGCCCTCGGTAGCTACCTCCTGGTTCGCTTCACCACCTTCGGTCTGCCGCAGGGCAACGTGGGCAAGCCGCTTCGCAAGCGATTCCTCGGTCCACTGGGCCTGCTCGCCGGCTTCGTCGACGCCACCGGTGGCGGTGGCTGGGGCCCCATCGGCACCCCGGCGATCCTGGCCAGCGGGAGGCTCGAACCACGCAAGGTCATTGGATCGATCGACACCAGCGAGTTCCTGGTCGCGGTCGCGGCGAGCCTCGGCTTCCTGCTCGGGATCGGTGCGGAGAACATCAACTTCGGCTGGGTCACCGCGCTGCTCATCGGCGGGGTGGTCGCCGCGCCGGTCGCGGCCTGGCTCGTACGCAAGGTCCCGCCCCGGGTGCTCGGCTCCGCGGTTGGCGGCATGATCGTGCTCACCAACAGCCGAACCCTGCTTCGCAGTGACTGGTTCGATGCCCCGGCCACCGTTCGTTACAGCTGTTACACGGTCGTCTGCGCGGTATGGGCGGCCGCCGTCGCCCACTCGATCCGTCAACACCTGACGGAGCAGCAACGGCATCCGGTCGCGATCGGTAGCGACTCAGAATCTCGGCCCAGTTGA